The Afipia massiliensis genome has a segment encoding these proteins:
- a CDS encoding GGDEF domain-containing protein yields MAVPVERIKGENVKKARGKVASRGPTTKKRPGRAASRSKSTAKSTAKSASKITPLKPKRKPAAAPLAKAKRQVSALKAELAAAQARIDELQAWADTDFLLNIYNRRGFERELDRSIAYIRRYNATGALIVLDVDRLKPINDTFGHAAGDAVLKGVVAVLMRHVRSSDVVGRLGGDEFGLLLWNLTEVDALAKAVALEEAIDRLTFVFKGRSVVAGASTGTALIDAVTDAASVMEAADRAMYTRKTLRRDHARSAL; encoded by the coding sequence ATGGCCGTGCCGGTCGAGCGGATTAAAGGCGAAAACGTGAAGAAAGCGCGCGGCAAAGTGGCATCACGGGGTCCGACGACAAAGAAGCGGCCCGGGCGCGCCGCGAGCCGAAGCAAATCCACAGCAAAATCGACCGCAAAATCCGCTTCGAAGATCACCCCGCTGAAACCCAAGCGCAAGCCGGCAGCGGCCCCTCTGGCCAAGGCGAAGCGGCAGGTCTCGGCCCTGAAGGCGGAACTCGCCGCGGCGCAGGCCCGGATCGACGAACTGCAGGCGTGGGCCGACACCGATTTCCTGCTGAACATCTACAACCGCCGCGGCTTCGAGCGGGAACTGGACCGGTCGATCGCCTACATCCGCCGCTACAACGCCACCGGGGCGCTGATCGTGCTCGATGTCGATCGTCTCAAACCAATCAATGACACGTTCGGTCATGCGGCGGGCGACGCAGTGCTGAAGGGCGTGGTTGCGGTGCTGATGCGCCATGTCCGCTCGTCGGATGTAGTGGGGCGGCTCGGCGGCGACGAATTCGGCTTGCTGCTCTGGAATTTGACTGAAGTCGATGCGCTGGCAAAGGCGGTCGCTCTGGAAGAGGCGATTGACCGGCTGACATTCGTTTTCAAGGGCCGGTCCGTCGTGGCTGGTGCATCGACGGGTACTGCGCTGATTGATGCGGTGACCGATGCGGCATCCGTGATGGAAGCTGCCGACCGAGCGATGTACACGCGAAAGACCCTGCGGCGTGACCACGCGCGCTCGGCGCTCTGA
- a CDS encoding YdcH family protein, with protein MVDQDNNEFALELAQLQQEHRDLDAAIEALHQSPAPDLLRLQRLKKRKLQLRDRISFIEDQITPDIIA; from the coding sequence ATGGTAGATCAGGACAACAACGAATTCGCGCTTGAATTGGCGCAATTGCAGCAGGAGCATCGCGATCTGGATGCCGCCATCGAGGCGCTGCATCAGTCGCCCGCGCCCGACCTGCTCAGATTGCAGCGTTTGAAAAAACGCAAGCTGCAGTTGCGTGACCGGATTTCCTTCATCGAAGATCAGATCACGCCCGACATCATCGCCTAG
- a CDS encoding 5-(carboxyamino)imidazole ribonucleotide synthase — protein sequence MTSSGRVTLKPGDTIGILGGGQLGRMLALAAARLGLKAQVFSPDPDSPAFDVVQNATCAEYADVEALELFASDVAVITYEFENIPSSTAMILSARRPVLPDPGVLETVQDRFAEKNFVTKLGIATARYADVSSAQELKTAIGQIGLPAVLKTRRFGYDGKGQVVVREGDDPEAVWADLETRSAILEAFVPYEREISVVAARSASGEVVCFDVTENEHRDHILKFSHAPARISDELAAQARVIAEKIATALDYVGVLAVELFVVPGKDGPSLLVNEIAPRVHNSGHWTLDGASVSQFEQHIRAIAGWPLAHPVRHGDVTMTNLIGDDILDYGKWLGVPGATVHLYGKGAPRPGRKMGHVTEVKQS from the coding sequence GTGACATCTTCAGGTCGGGTGACGCTGAAACCAGGCGACACCATCGGAATTCTCGGCGGCGGGCAGTTGGGCAGGATGCTCGCACTCGCTGCCGCGCGTCTTGGTCTCAAGGCACAGGTGTTTTCTCCGGATCCGGATTCACCGGCCTTCGACGTGGTGCAGAACGCGACCTGCGCGGAATATGCCGACGTCGAAGCGCTGGAACTGTTCGCGTCGGACGTCGCCGTCATCACCTATGAGTTCGAGAACATCCCCTCGTCCACGGCCATGATCCTGTCGGCCCGCCGCCCGGTGCTGCCGGACCCGGGGGTGCTGGAAACCGTGCAGGACCGGTTCGCGGAAAAGAACTTCGTCACCAAGCTCGGCATCGCCACCGCGCGTTATGCCGACGTCTCGTCCGCGCAGGAACTGAAGACGGCGATCGGCCAGATCGGTCTGCCTGCGGTGCTCAAGACCCGGCGCTTCGGCTACGACGGCAAGGGCCAGGTCGTGGTCCGCGAGGGCGACGATCCTGAAGCGGTGTGGGCCGATCTCGAAACGCGCTCCGCGATTCTCGAAGCCTTCGTGCCGTATGAGCGCGAGATTTCCGTTGTCGCAGCGCGCAGCGCCAGCGGCGAAGTGGTCTGCTTTGATGTCACCGAGAACGAACATCGCGACCACATCCTGAAGTTTTCCCATGCGCCGGCGCGCATTTCCGATGAGCTTGCGGCGCAGGCGCGTGTCATCGCGGAGAAAATCGCGACTGCGCTGGACTATGTCGGCGTGCTGGCGGTGGAACTGTTCGTTGTACCCGGCAAGGACGGTCCGAGCCTGCTGGTCAACGAAATTGCCCCCCGGGTGCATAACTCCGGCCACTGGACGCTGGACGGGGCCTCGGTGTCGCAGTTCGAGCAGCACATCCGCGCCATCGCCGGCTGGCCGCTGGCGCACCCGGTCCGGCACGGCGACGTCACCATGACCAACCTGATCGGCGACGACATCCTCGACTACGGCAAGTGGCTCGGCGTTCCCGGCGCCACGGTGCACCTCTACGGCAAGGGCGCCCCCCGGCCGGGCCGCAAGATGGGCCATGTGACCGAGGTCAAGCAGTCCTGA
- a CDS encoding NAD(P)/FAD-dependent oxidoreductase has translation MDSVECVVVGAGVVGLAAARRLARAGLEVVVVEAAGDIGTGTSSRNSEVIHAGIYYPAGSLMARLCVAGKQALYSYCDEHGVPYRRCGKLIVATAPNEDEKLVSIKSHAEANGVDDMRMLSAAEARALEPALHCTGALLSPSTGIVDSHAYMLALRGEIEDAGGALAFHAPLLRAKAIQEGFEIEIGGDTPMALQCRVLINSAGLNAPAIARTIEGMPSERIPTSYYAKGNYFSCSTRAPFSHLIYPVPEPGGLGVHLTIDLGGQAKFGPDVEWVDSLDYAVDPARAERFYPAIRRYWPTLPDGALTPSYSGIRPKIVPPAVARQDFVIQGPQDHGLAGLVNLFGIESPGLTSSLAIADEVARAARVQA, from the coding sequence ATGGACAGCGTTGAGTGTGTGGTGGTCGGTGCCGGCGTCGTAGGCCTGGCCGCCGCACGGCGGCTGGCGCGGGCCGGGCTTGAAGTCGTGGTGGTCGAGGCGGCCGGCGACATCGGGACCGGAACGTCCTCGCGCAACAGCGAGGTGATTCACGCCGGAATCTATTATCCGGCCGGAAGCCTGATGGCGCGCCTGTGCGTCGCCGGCAAGCAGGCCCTCTATAGCTACTGCGACGAACATGGTGTGCCGTACCGCCGCTGCGGCAAGCTGATTGTCGCAACCGCACCCAATGAGGACGAGAAGCTGGTTTCGATCAAATCGCACGCCGAAGCCAACGGCGTGGACGATATGCGCATGTTGTCTGCCGCCGAGGCACGCGCGCTGGAACCAGCATTGCATTGCACCGGCGCATTGCTGTCGCCATCCACCGGCATCGTCGACAGCCATGCCTATATGCTGGCGCTGCGCGGCGAGATCGAGGACGCCGGCGGAGCACTCGCATTTCATGCGCCGCTTTTGCGCGCAAAGGCCATTCAGGAAGGATTCGAAATCGAGATCGGCGGCGACACACCGATGGCGCTGCAATGCCGGGTGCTGATCAATTCGGCGGGGCTCAATGCGCCCGCCATCGCCCGCACCATTGAGGGCATGCCGTCCGAGCGCATCCCGACCAGCTATTACGCCAAGGGCAACTACTTCAGTTGCAGCACGCGCGCGCCGTTCTCGCACCTGATCTATCCAGTGCCGGAGCCGGGCGGCCTTGGCGTCCATCTGACCATCGATCTCGGCGGCCAGGCGAAATTCGGACCGGACGTGGAATGGGTCGATAGCCTCGACTATGCCGTCGACCCGGCGCGGGCCGAGCGGTTTTATCCCGCGATCCGGCGCTACTGGCCGACGCTGCCCGACGGCGCCCTGACGCCGAGCTATTCCGGAATCCGGCCCAAGATCGTACCGCCCGCCGTCGCCCGGCAGGATTTCGTGATCCAGGGGCCGCAGGACCATGGCCTTGCGGGACTGGTCAACCTGTTCGGGATCGAGTCACCCGGCCTCACGTCATCCCTCGCCATCGCGGACGAAGTCGCGCGCGCCGCCAGAGTCCAGGCGTAG
- the purE gene encoding 5-(carboxyamino)imidazole ribonucleotide mutase, with protein MTAPVAIIMGSQSDWETMRHAAVTLTALGVAHEARIVSAHRTPERLYAFAKGAKTAGFKVIIAGAGGAAHLPGMAASLTELPVFGVPVESKALSGVDSLYSIVQMPAGIPVGTLAIGKSGAINAALLAASVLALSDAGLATRLATWRKQQTEAVSERPEDT; from the coding sequence ATGACCGCCCCTGTTGCCATTATCATGGGAAGCCAGTCTGACTGGGAGACCATGCGTCACGCCGCAGTGACCCTGACCGCGCTCGGCGTTGCACACGAGGCGCGCATCGTCTCCGCGCACCGCACCCCCGAGCGGCTCTATGCCTTCGCCAAGGGAGCCAAGACCGCCGGCTTCAAGGTCATCATCGCTGGCGCAGGCGGCGCGGCCCATCTGCCGGGCATGGCAGCATCCCTGACGGAACTTCCGGTGTTCGGTGTTCCAGTGGAATCCAAGGCGCTCTCGGGCGTCGATTCCCTGTACTCCATTGTGCAAATGCCGGCCGGAATTCCGGTCGGCACCTTGGCGATCGGAAAGTCCGGCGCTATCAATGCCGCCTTACTCGCTGCAAGCGTGCTGGCACTCAGCGATGCCGGCCTTGCAACCCGGCTTGCGACATGGCGCAAGCAGCAGACCGAGGCCGTAAGCGAGCGCCCAGAGGATACCTAG
- a CDS encoding YdcH family protein: MAIQAHLVELERKHEVLENELHDALQHLSTDDLQIIELKRRKLVLKDQIERIKLAPVH; encoded by the coding sequence ATGGCAATTCAGGCGCATCTCGTTGAGCTGGAACGTAAACACGAGGTTCTGGAAAACGAATTGCACGATGCTCTCCAGCATCTTTCCACCGACGACCTCCAGATTATCGAACTGAAGCGCCGCAAGCTGGTGCTCAAGGATCAAATCGAGCGCATCAAGCTCGCACCGGTCCACTAA